TCTTTGCCCTGAATTTACTAAGCGTGCTCCTGGAGTCTATAGTTTCCAGCCTGCCTCGACTTACCCACTCGCGCAGCAATCCCAGTGCCGGTAATGCTACCGACGGCAACAGCAATCTATAATAGGACATGAACGGTAGAAAAAGATTCGAGCCAATGTAatacaagaacaagaacaggAGAAAAGCGCCCCCTCCAATACCCCATTTTAGACTCCAATCCCAATCAGCAGAAGCAGAGCAAAGAGATAAGTAACCTGACAGCGCGGCTTGTGAACAGCGACGGCAGGGAAATGAATAGCAGGGGGTAGGAAAGGTACCTACTCAAGCAAGCATCTGTGTGTGTTTATGTCACTTCTGTGACACTGAGGTTTCCCAATAACTGCACAACCTGGAAAACCGGGACCTCGGACAAGAAGACGAAATAACAAGCGAAGAATTGGACCCAAGAAATGCCGGACACCCAAAGACCAAGATGACCGACCGGTAGAGCGAACGACAGgctaaggtaggtaaccaGCAACTATCATGACAAGGAAAGAAAGCCAATAATTGCTTGATTGAACTACGCCCAAAAAAAAGCGAAACAAGGGAGGTTCGAGCATCCGAACCACTCACTCCCCCTGTGTACTTCGGCTCCATTCAAACATGCCATCACctaagcagaagcagaagcggcAGCAGATGTGTCCAACACGGAGTTCTCTGCCCCACTGACACCTTCGTCGCCCTCCGAGGATGGCCTAACCTGCACCTCGCACCCTTGCGAGAAGAAGACGCGAGCGGGTTGGTCGTAGTCGTTTTCAATCGAGTAGTAGTTGCCTGTTTTCGTGCATCAGTGTCAGTGTCAGTTCTGTCAACAACATATCAGAGTACCAATAGCGTGGGAAGGTGATggccaagaaagaaaaagaaaaagaagaaaaaaacataccCCTCGGCACAAACCACATCCCCCCTTTTCCAATCCTAAACACCGTCTCATTCACCGTCACCAACACCCTCCCCGTATACACAAAAAAGGTCATGAACATTTTACGTGAGTTCTTGGGCCTCTTGACGGCTCCGGGGGGCAGATCCACCACGCCCGCGCCAAAGAAGCCTTCGTTGACCGTCTTGGCATACCTAAACGCCGCGTCCTTGACTTTCTGCGTGCGAATGGCTCGGCCCGAAATAGCCAGCTGCTTCTCCTGCACTTCGACCTCGTCGTCCAGCGCGGGCGGGTGGAACTCGTGTTGCGGGTACCAGGTGACCACGTCGCCTCCGAGAATGCCGGGGTTGAGTTCCCAGGGTTCTGGAGGGGAAGGGTCTTCGTCTCTTTGGGCCCGGCGGGAGGTGCCACCAGCGGCAGCATTGTTGCCGCCGCGCTTGGTACCCCGGCCACGGCTGCGAGGGAAATCCacgacttcttcctccacgCGCACGACTTCTTTGATGGTGGGCAGAACGAATTTCCTCTTGCGCGCCACCTCCCCGGCACTAGATCCCTTGGAGGCCTTGGGGGCGTGGTCGGCGACGAATTCGTCTTCCTCGTATTCGTAGTCGACGTGCTCGTTGCGCCAGTAGGCGAGAGGCTTGAAGGAGTGGCGACCGGAACGGGTGCGGATGATGGCGTTGCTGTCGCCGGGGACTTCGCGCCTGTTGATGACGAGACCGCGAGActtggggaggggagggccGCGGGGAATGGCAATGGAGGTATCGGCATCGGCGGCGGGTGCGGGAGAGGGTTGGCGCTTGCGGCCACCTTTCGGTTTCGTGGCCTTGGTGGCCTTGGTGACCTTCTCGTTGACGGgttcggcggcgggggttggggccctaccctttcctttggCGGCCCTGGATCGCGAGGGACCGCCTTCAACgggttctggttctggttccTCGACTTCTCTCGGCGCGGGAGTGAGTGATTTCCTCGGCCTTCCTCTGCCCTTGGCGGGCGCAGGCGCGGTCTCGGTACGTTGGCGCTTGGGTTGGCGACTGGAGGAGGACTCTTCAGCATCGGTAGCGGGTTCTTCCACGGTGCGCCGTTTCCTGCCTGGTTTGGCTGCGGGGGCCGGTTCTTCCACGGCTGcggccttgcccttggctccccttcctcgcttTCCAGCAACCTGGGGCGCGACTTCTTCTGGTTCTCCCTCtgcttctctctcttcttcccgctcctcctcttctactACGGGCGCAGCAGGTTTCCGTCCGCGCTTTACCGCTGCGGGTGCTGGTGAGGgttccttggccttgggttTCCTCccaggcttcttcttggcggcgGGCACAGGCACAGCTTCGGGAGCGTCCTCTggttcctcctcttcctggtCTGCCggctgctcctcctcaacttccCCGTTATCCTCCAACATGGCCATAGACTCCTCAATGAACGCATCAGTCTCATCCGGCACCGCAGTGTTTtcttgctcctcttcctcggcttcATCGTGATACCCATTTAGCCCGTTGAGGCCGTTCGTCGTAGTCGGTTGAGACAGGGAGCGTCCACCAGCCTTGAGAGCCTCAAAGTTCAGTCTCCGCCTGGCAGTGTTGATATCTTCTGCAGGCTGGGAAGAGGAACCGCGATCGTAGTTTTCTTTGTTGGCGCCAAGGGATCCACGAGTGGGCGACGAGCTGCGCGCCATTAGACGGTTCCGCGCGGGCGAGTTGACGACAACCTTGACCGGGGATCGGTTGGTGCGGCTGACGGGGAGGGGAAGTCGGCTGGCGTTGCCGTTGAGGAGAGCTGCTGGGGCGATGCCAGAGGCTATGTCACGGGATAGAGTCAGCAATTACGCGGCGTGTTGGATGTCCGTGTGACTATGTTGGGAAAACGCACTTGTGGTAATGTCCATGTCCTCGCTATCTGCCCTACCATCCTCCGAGGCGCcaccgtcttcgtcgtcttcgcctTCGTCCTCATCGCGGTCCTCGGTCGGCTTGTGGGGAGAGGAAAAGAGATCTTCGAGGGGTTGCATGCCATGTTCGTCGCGGATGCCCGAGTCTTTCAGGGTGACACCGGTTTTGCTGGAGAGTTTGTTAGCATACCCAGGTATCCTCGGAgagatgaagagagagaCCCGTGAGCGCATACCGGCCAGCAACTCCCAACTCGTACACATGCTCTGGCTCGGGGAACAGACTGCGCCGCGCTCCTGACGGCCGTGGCGCCATCTTGTTGATTTGTTGTCTTGTCGTCAGGATAATGCTGACTTCCGTTCCGCCCTTCAGTCGGTCGTCGCGTGTTGTTGCAcgtgggtgggtggatgtGTAGGTACTGAGTGTGAAGAGAGCAATTGAAGTGATTGCGCGGGCGGCCGAAAGAGCAGGCAACTACCTGAACAGCAGCAAGCACAACTGAATGCCCCTGGAGGAGAAGTAGGTAACCAAGCAGCAGGCAAATAATCAATGGCGGGATGCTGCTGAAGGTTTCTCAATGGAAAGGTTGCTTAGGTAGGTGTTGATGCTGGGTGTGTCGTGCTTCTGCAGTGCCCGTTGCCCACTGGAAAGAGACCGTGACGGGGAGACCAGACCACCTCCAGGGTGTGGAGACCTTGGGCTCGACGGGAGTGGGGCATCAGCTCTGAGACCTGGAGCTTGTAATTGGTCGGCGCGTTACCAGACGCGTTCCCCCAACGTCAACTTTGTTTTCTGTGACAACTTGAACCATCAATTCATACAAGCACCCAATCCTTGCCCACGCAGCGCCTCGAGTCTTCGAACATCCGTATCCGCCCTCCATTTCACAATAACAATCACTATAgtcacaacaacagcccgTACCGACCCCGACGACCAGCCACCATGGCCGACATCCAAGACGAAGCAGGACCCTTCCTGCCCCCGACCATCTCCCCTCCCGCCCTCCTGTCGGGCGTTTCTCAAACCTACTTCTCGCCAATTCCTCCTCAACTCCTCGCCGACAACACCCCATGCTGCCTAGGCGTTGACGAAGCCGGCCGTGGTCCTGTCCTTGGCCCCATGGTCTACTCGGCCTTCTACCTCCCTCTCACGCTCTCCGACCCGCTCCTAAAACAGAAGCACAGCTTTGACGACTCCAAAGTCCTGACTCCCGCCGTCCGCCTATCCCTAATGAAGGAACTCTGCACCAAAGATACCGAGCTACACGACAACTGCGGGTATGCAACGTCGTCGTTGAGTCCGTTGTCAATCTCGAGCGGCATGCTCAAAGCCAGCAAAGCCCAGATCTATAACCTCAACCAACAAGCCATGGACGCCACCATTGCTCTGATAAAGGGTATCTACGAACGGGGCGTCAATGTTACGGATATCTTTATCGACACGATTGGACAGCCGGCGGCATATCAAAAGAAGCTGGAACGGGTGTTCCCGACGGCCAAGATCACGGTCGCGAAGAAGGCAGATTCGCTGTACCCCGTGGTTTCGGCGGCGTCAGTAGTGGCCAAGGTTACAAGAGATATTGCGCTCGAGGTCCTGTGGGCGGATCGGAGTAAGCAAAtgcggaagaggaaaagggatgACGAGGCTGGGCTTGAGAAGCGGGCAAAGCTGGAGAGAGGGGACACAACAGGCACAAATGGCACAGATGCTATGGATGTTGACGAGCCATCACATACTCAAAGCGATTCGCCAAAACCAGCAgcagaggaggatgaggaagaggaggtggaaacAAACGAAGCGATGGCATGGGGCTCTGGCTACCCCTCCGACAGCAAATGCGTCTCTTGGCTCAAGCAGAACATGCATCCGGTTTTCGGCTGGGGTCCTGAATGCCGATTCTCTTGGGGAACAGCAAAAGACATGTTGGAAACCAAGGGAGGGGTGAAGGTGGATTggccggaggaagaggaggaggagacacAAAAGTTGACCGACTTCTTCATGGCCAAGAGAGACCAAGCAgaggtggatgtggatgacTTAGGGACATGGTTCGGTGCGCCTGCTGGGGTAGAATGTTTCTAGGTGTAGTGGTTCCCTTCCAGATCTTCTGTCAGTCAATgcctccctccccctttatGTTATGTCAACGATTGCGTGTAACCGACATCCTCCCAGGTTTCTCGCAACAGCCAAGTGACTAGGATATCTAATACTAAGTTCAACCCAGGCGAATGGTCGTCAAAATAAACCAAACACATTACGCTTAATTCAATACACCCGGGCATACCCCCTATCACGCATTCAAGCATCTTCAGTCTACCCTTGAATCTGGATTCTAGGCAGTTCCTGAATGGAAGAATCTCTAAACAACTCTGGCCGATGCGTTCGGTTTATTCTTATAGCCGCTCACCAGCGTAGCAGCTCGGCAATCATCACTCATCGCCTATCACCCCTCCCTCGGCACTCGTTACTCGTCACTGATGGTCTCCAATCTCTCCCGCGCCCAACTGTTGACTAACTTCGATGCAcaaatacctctacatataTGTCCAGTAGACTTCCGACATCCGGATGAGCACATAGGCCGCAATAATCAagaagctacctctagcctGCGAAATGCGAGGCAGCAGTGGATCACGACAGAGCATGCAGCTACGGCCTGACCGAGCAAACCCATCCCATTGTCAATGGATGTGATTATGAATCACAACCGCCTCTCCCTTGAATCATGAAGCTACCGCTTTCTAAACGAGTCCCAAAGTCTTCCGTTAACCAACGCCCAGTACCGTTATAAAGGACTCTTGTTCCCATCCAAATGACCATTGACCTTCCTCATTTGCAAGCCCTGCTGAAACTCGACAACACGACCCCAACCACCACACCAAACCCGAAAATCCAAAATGTCTTGGCGACCACCCCCTATGTCCTCCAGTGCGCGCCTCATCGTCCCCTTGCGCACCCCTATCCACACCTCCGATGACGCCTGTAACAACGCCGCCGTCCAGCTGCCGGCCTTTTGCCAGCACACCGGTCTTCAGGTCTATGCCTACGCAACCAACTCTGACGCCCCCAGCCCTTTGGCGACTGCTGTGAACGTCCAGTTGAGCTCGATTCCGGTGGAAGATAAGGGTTGGAGCCGGTATGTCGTGTTGAATGGGTTGACGCTTCCTCGGACTGGGAGGTGGAGGGTGTTTCTCTATGGGGTGGTCCGTAGTGAGGAGGTCTGGAGGATTCCGGCGGGCGATGTGCAGGTGGAAATTGCGTTCGTGGATGTGGGGGGAGGTCCGTATTTGTGTAAGTGTTTTCCGTTGTCCACAGGGCTTGCCTGGGTTCCATGATGGACGCATGCTGATGTAAGTGCCTGCTAGCATATTCGGAGACGCAAACGTTAAGATGTATCGGGATGTGGTGGTTGTCCTAAGAGAGCTCACTCATCGGAACGTTCCTTGTTACTCTACACATGAATGAACCTGGCGGGTTACATCCGTCATCGTGATCATGCAGTGGTAGTGGATCAGAACTGTCTCTCTCCCTCACGGAGCGGATCGAGACACGAAGTTAGGAACCGTAGGTAGTTACTGCCTTTTGACACTGTCGAGTCTACCACGGTCAATATTATTCATATGTGTGTGTCTTTCTTGTCAGTCAGATTTCCATCAATATCAGTCAGTACAATTCTGGTAACTGATTGAGCTTCCACAAACACCAAGtctgatgacgacgacttgCTAGTAGATTATTAGATAGAGCATAAATCAAAtgaatagaaaaaaaaaaaaaaggaaaaaaaaaaaaaaggaaaaaagaagaagaaaaaaagagaagccaACAGATAGCACAGCCGGTTGCTTGGTTCAACTGGCCCAGTAGCCCGCTAGTGTACAAATCCCGCGGTGTACGACATGGATGGCACGCTGTCGGCCTTTGTCTTTGTTGAAAAGAACCTCATGATCTGCCCCGGCCGCGAATCGAACTCGAAGGCGGACGGGGTGGAAGATGCAGAGCTGAGACGGCACTACTGTTTGTGCTATGCGACCAGAATCGGACTGGTCGTTGTGGCTCGGGGGTGATGGAAGGAGGTACGGCATGAGGGGTTATGAAGCGGAAGTGAGGTGGTTACTGAGCAATTGATGCCTAGGTTGGCAGGCCTTGGGGGATGGGATGAGATCGGATACAAGTGGtaagggaagtggaagtggaaggagcgGCTGCCTGGTGGAAGCCCGACACAGCGTCCCGGCTTCCCTTTCCACCGCAATGTGCTCCTAGCAATGCCCAGCCACTGCGTGTTTATGCGGTGTTCAACCAAGTCCAGCTCCTGTCGGTCTGCGCGCACCCAGCATGTTTTCTCCGATGTTTTCTTCCCAAACAACTTCACTTCGTTAAAGCAGCAATCCACAGCCTCTCTGCTATCTCGACCAGTAGCAACACCATCTTCAGTTCAGCGTCATTGACAACAATAACATCAGGTCCACTGCCAATCACAACTACAACTCCTCTGAAACAATCCAAACCTCCAACATGTCCTCCCCGCAGCTAAATGTACCAGAGGAGTCTCCCACCTCAATACCAGCCACAGCCTTCTCCCTCATGTCCATCGACATGGATCTCGCTTCTAGTTCTACCAATGGCACAGGGACAGGCACCCCTTCCGACAACGTTCCCTCGATCAATCTCAATTACTTCCCGAACAACAATCACATGGCGCCCTCAGCCATCTCCAACGGGT
The Neurospora crassa OR74A linkage group II, whole genome shotgun sequence DNA segment above includes these coding regions:
- the cen-c gene encoding centromere protein C, with the protein product MAPRPSGARRSLFPEPEHVYELGVAGRKTGVTLKDSGIRDEHGMQPLEDLFSSPHKPTEDRDEDEGEDDEDGGASEDGRADSEDMDITTTSGIAPAALLNGNASRLPLPVSRTNRSPVKVVVNSPARNRLMARSSSPTRGSLGANKENYDRGSSSQPAEDINTARRRLNFEALKAGGRSLSQPTTTNGLNGLNGYHDEAEEEEQENTAVPDETDAFIEESMAMLEDNGEVEEEQPADQEEEEPEDAPEAVPVPAAKKKPGRKPKAKEPSPAPAAVKRGRKPAAPVVEEEEREEEREAEGEPEEVAPQVAGKRGRGAKGKAAAVEEPAPAAKPGRKRRTVEEPATDAEESSSSRQPKRQRTETAPAPAKGRGRPRKSLTPAPREVEEPEPEPVEGGPSRSRAAKGKGRAPTPAAEPVNEKVTKATKATKPKGGRKRQPSPAPAADADTSIAIPRGPPLPKSRGLVINRREVPGDSNAIIRTRSGRHSFKPLAYWRNEHVDYEYEEDEFVADHAPKASKGSSAGEVARKRKFVLPTIKEVVRVEEEVVDFPRSRGRGTKRGGNNAAAGGTSRRAQRDEDPSPPEPWELNPGILGGDVVTWYPQHEFHPPALDDEVEVQEKQLAISGRAIRTQKVKDAAFRYAKTVNEGFFGAGVVDLPPGAVKRPKNSRKMFMTFFVYTGRVLVTVNETVFRIGKGGMWFVPRGNYYSIENDYDQPARVFFSQGCEVQVRPSSEGDEGVSGAENSVLDTSAAASASA
- a CDS encoding ribonuclease H2 subunit A translates to MADIQDEAGPFLPPTISPPALLSGVSQTYFSPIPPQLLADNTPCCLGVDEAGRGPVLGPMVYSAFYLPLTLSDPLLKQKHSFDDSKVLTPAVRLSLMKELCTKDTELHDNCGYATSSLSPLSISSGMLKASKAQIYNLNQQAMDATIALIKGIYERGVNVTDIFIDTIGQPAAYQKKLERVFPTAKITVAKKADSLYPVVSAASVVAKVTRDIALEVLWADRSKQMRKRKRDDEAGLEKRAKLERGDTTGTNGTDAMDVDEPSHTQSDSPKPAAEEDEEEEVETNEAMAWGSGYPSDSKCVSWLKQNMHPVFGWGPECRFSWGTAKDMLETKGGVKVDWPEEEEEETQKLTDFFMAKRDQAEVDVDDLGTWFGAPAGVECF